A window from Ovis canadensis isolate MfBH-ARS-UI-01 breed Bighorn chromosome 4, ARS-UI_OviCan_v2, whole genome shotgun sequence encodes these proteins:
- the CLEC2L gene encoding C-type lectin domain family 2 member L produces MEPAREPPARTRPPPPPAVRPAPAPAAPRPRSPAEAEGRGPEGLLRRSGSGYEGSTSWKAALEDTTTRLLLGAIAVLLFAILVVMSILASKGCIKCEAPCPEDWLLYGRKCYFFSEEPRDWNTGRQYCHSHEAALAVIQSQKELEFMFKFTRREPWIGLRRVGDEFHWVNGDPFDPDTFPIAGPGECVFVEPTRLVSTDCLMTRPWVCSKMAYT; encoded by the exons ATGGAGCCGGCCCGGGAGCCCCCCGCGCGCacccggccgccgccgcctcctgccGTTCGCCCCGCGCCAGCCCCTGCCGCCCCCAGGCCGCGCTCGCCCGCCGAGGCGGAGGGCCGCGGTCCAGAGGGGCTGCTGCGGCGATCGGGGTCGGGCTACGAGGGCAGCACCAGCTGGAAAGCGGCCTTGGAGG acACCACCACGCGTCTCCTGCTGGGGGCCATCGCAGTGCTTCTGTTCGCCATCCTGGTGGTGATGAGCATCTTGG CCTCCAAGGGCTGCATCAAGTGCGAAGCGCCCTGCCCGGAGGACTGGCTGCTGTACGGAAGGAAATGCTACTTCTTCTCGGAGGAACCGAGAGACTGGAACACGGGCCGGCAGTACTGCCACAGCCACGAAGCGGCACTTGCTGTGATCCAGAGTCAGAAAGAGCTG GAATTCATGTTCAAGTTCACACGGAGGGAGCCCTGGATCGGCCTGCGCAGAGTGGGGGACGAATTCCACTGGGTCAACGGGGACCCATTTGACCCGGACAC GTTTCCCATCGCGGGCCCGGGGGAGTGTGTCTtcgtggagcccaccaggctggtGTCGACAGACTGCCTGATGACCCGGCCCTGGGTATGCAGCAAGATGGCCTACACGTGA